One window from the genome of Oncorhynchus masou masou isolate Uvic2021 unplaced genomic scaffold, UVic_Omas_1.1 unplaced_scaffold_657, whole genome shotgun sequence encodes:
- the LOC135536734 gene encoding transient receptor potential cation channel subfamily M member 1-like has translation MERWSVLKHTQATPTDTYGIMEFQGGGHVNKAMYIRVAYDSKPDNMLHLMVKDWQLELPTLLISVHGGLQNFDLQPKLKQVFGKGLIQAAVTTGAWILTGGVSTGVIRHVGDALKDHSSKSRGKVCAIGVAPWGIVENKEDLIGRDVTRPYQAMSNPMSKLSVLNNSHSHFILADNGTHGKYGAEVRLRRQLEKHISLQKINTRLGQGVPLVCLILEGGPNVISIVLESLREDPPVPVVVCDGSGRASDIISFAHRYSEDDGLVSDSVKDQLLVTIQKTFNYNRGQAQQIFLMVMECMKKRSLVSREDIIIQDMFP, from the exons ATGGAACGCTGGTCCGTGCTTAAACACACACAGGCCACGCCCACAGACACATATGGCATCATGGAGTTTCAGGGAGGAGGACATGTCAACAAGGCCATG TACATCCGTGTGGCGTACGATTCCAAGCCAGACAACATGCTCCACCTGATGGTGAAAGACTGGCAGCTGGAGCTCCCCACCCTGCTCATCTCCGTCCACGGGGGACTGCAGAACTTTGACCTGCAGCCCAAACTAAAGCAGGTGTTTGGGAAGGGTCTGATCCAGGCTGCGGTCACCACCGGAGCCTGGATACTCACTGGCGGAGTCAGCACTG GGGTGATCCGGCATGTTGGAGACGCGTTGAAGGACCACTCCTCCAAGTCCAGGGGGAAGGTATGTGCCATCGGGGTCGCTCCATGGGGCATCGTGGAGAACAAGGAGGATCTGATAGGAAGAGAC GTGACACGTCCGTACCAGGCCATGTCCAACCCCATGTCCAAGCTGTCTGTCCTCAACAACAGCCACTCCCACTTCATCCTAGCAGATAACGGGACCCACGGAAAGTACGGCGCTGAGGTCCGTCTTCGCCGTCAGCTGGAGAAACACATCTCCCTGCAGAAGATCAACACAC GTCTGGGTCAGGGGGtgcctctggtctgtctgatCCTGGAGGGGGGTCCCAACGTCATCTCCATAGTCCTGGAGAGCCTGAGGGAGGACCCCCCTGTCCCGGTGGTGGTCTGTGACGGCAGTGGACGGGCCTCTGACATCATCTCCTTCGCACACAGATACTCTGAGGACGACGG cctGGTCAGTGATAGCGTGAAGGACCAGCTCCTGGTCACCATACAGAAGACGTTTAACTACAACCGCGGTCAGGCCCAGCAGATCTTCCTCATGGTGATGGAATGCATGAAGAAACGATCTCTGGTGAGTAGGGAAGACATTATTATACAGGATATGTTCCCATAA